TCACAAGTTGGGTGTtgtatatgtaaatatgttttcGGGATGGTGTTTTTCTACCAATAACGCCTGGCACAAAGGTGGAAGAATAATGGTGAGTTGGAATCCTAATATGTCTTTTATAAATATTAAGAAATGTACTAGCCAATTAATGCAATTAGAGGTGCAATCGAGAGCGGGAATGGAAATCTTCATGGCAACCTTTGTCTATGCTTTTAATGATGAGGAGAGTAGGAGAATTTTGTGGAAAGATTTGAAAGAGATTGAGAAGGAATTGAAGGCACCTTGGATGGTATTGGGTGACTTTAATGATATTTTGAGTGTAGAAGAAAGGGTCGGAGGGAACAAAAGGCAGCAGGTTTCGAAAGATTTCAAGGAGTGTGTAGAGGCTTGCGAGTTGGAGGATGTGAAGTTTACAGGTAGTTTCTTTACTTGGTCGAATAAACAAGATGTTGAAACAAGAATTTACTCCAAAATTGATCGGGTTTTAGCTAATCAGAAATGGTTAGATAAATTCCCAACTGGTGAGGTATTGTTTATGGTGGAGGGAGAGTTTGATCACTGTCCCGCCTTACTTTTGGTGTATCCGGTTAGACAGCAAGGCAAGAAACCATTTAGGTACTTCCGTTTTTGGCAAAATGCTCCAGGTTTCTCCTAGCAGCTACAACAAGTGTGGAATATGCGCATTGGAGGTGCTCTTATGTTCATACTGGTACAGAAGCTTAAGGCATTTAAGGAAGTGTTGAGGAAGCTGAATAAAAATGAGTTTGGGGATGTACAGGCTAATGAGGTGCGGCTAAGGAAGATTTTGTTGGACAGCCAAGAAGAATTGCAAAAAGACCCCCTTAATGTGGAATTGATCATTAAAGAAAAAACTTCACGGGCCCAACACAAGGAAGCACACCAGAATTTTATCTCCTTCCTTCAGCAAAAAGCCAAGTTATTTTGGCTTAAGGATGGAGATGATAATTCTACCATATTTCATGCTAGCATCCATTCCAGGAAGGCCTTAAATAGAATTTATTCTATTAATGATCAGCAAGGTAACAGGATACATCATCCCGAGCAAGTGACAGAGGCTTTTTTAAGCTTTTATAAGACTTTGTTGGGAAGTACTCTCATTGGGAGGAAGGTTGTTAGTAGACAAATTATGAATTTAGGGCCGATTATAAATGCAAACCACACCAGATTATTGTTGTCTGACTATTCTCATGAGGATGTGAAAAGAGCAGTGTTTGATATTCCGGGGAATAAGTCGCCTAGACCAGATGGATTTAGCAGCTTCTTTTACCAAGACAACTGGGAGATGATTGGGAAGGATGTGGGTGAAGCGGTTCTTTCCTTGTTGCATACTGGGAGGCTTCTTAAAGAAATCAATTCAACCACCTTGACATTAATCCCAAAAGGTAAATGCCTGAACTTTGTCTTGGACTTTCGACCCATAGCTTGTTGCAATGTGATTTACAAGATTGCAACCAAACTCATATGCTCTAGACTGAGAATGATTCTTCCTGATATCATTGCTCAAAACCAAAGTGGGTTTGTCCAAGGTAGATTCATTGCATATAACACTATGATTTGTTAGGACTTGGTGAGACATTATGGGAGGAATGGTAGGCGTCCCAAATGCATGATAAAATTAGATCTACGGAAAGCATATGATATAATTGAATGGGACTTCATTAAGAGATGTTGAATGCTTTCAAGTTTTCGAAAAAGTTTGTGGATCTAGTCATGATTTGTGTTCGAGCTCCTCGTTTCAGCCTTATGTTTAATGGGAGTTTGCATGGGTTCTATGAAGCTAAGAGGGGTCTTCGTCAAGGAGACCCGATGTCTCCTCTTCTTTTTGTCTTGGGCATGGAATATCTATCAAGAGTGATGATGAAGGTTGGGGAGAAAGAAGATTTTAAGTTCCATGAACGATGTGAACAACTAAAATTGAATCATCTTTGCTTTGCGGATGATgtcttatttttctatcatggTGATTTTAAATCGATTTACCGTATGCTTCAAGGTCTCAAGATTTTCTCTCAAACATCGGGTCTACAACCAAGTGAGTCCAAATCTGAAATTTATTGTTGCAACATGGctgaaagtgaagttcaaagAGTGGTGGATGCCTCGAGTTTTGGAAGGAGCCAGCTGTCATTTCGTTACTTGGGCATACTGATATGTGCCAAAAAATTACCTATTGCTGAATGTGACATTTTGATAGAGAAGATGGTGCAAAGAATCAAAGTGTGGAGTTCAAGGAACTTGTCTTATGCAGGTCGGGCAACATTGGTAAACTCTGTTCTCATTGCTATTCATTCTTCTTGGTCACAATTAATGATTCTCCCCTTGAAAGTTCTACAAAAAGTCAACTCTGTTTGTAGAAGTTTTCTTTGGAAAGGGGTGGATTCAAGCGGTCCGGGATTGGTAGCTTGGGAGGATTTGTGTAAGACCAAAAAAGAAGGTGGGTTGGGGTTAAGAATAACCAAAGAATGGAATGAGGCGGCGATAGGCAAATATGTTTGGGCTATCGAGTCTAAATAGGACACATTATGGGTGAAATGGGTGAATGCGGTGTATATAGGAGAAGAAGATTGGAGGGCCTATGAGGCGCCTCCTACCAGCAGCTGGTATTGGAAGCAAATTGTAAGAGTGAAGAACAAATTGATGGGGTTGAATGTCTTCCCGAACGTTGCTACAGGTACATACTTGATCAAAGATGGATATGCTAGCCTTTGTCCTGAATTTCCTGCAGTTAATTGGCAAGGAAAAGTGTGGAATAGACTGTCTATACCAAAGCATAGATTTATTTTGTGGCTTGTGGTATTAGATAGATTGAGATTCAAATCTAGATTGTTCAAATATAATATATGTCCAGATGAGGAATGTCCGATTTGTGGACTGAGCAAGGAGACCGGAGAGCATTTATTTTTTAACTGTCATTTGAGTTTTCATGTGTTGGCTGAAATTAAACTGGCTGCATTGGACTACTGCTACGGTTACCGTCCCTGGTATGTTGCAATGGCTTTCTAGAGCAAAAATCAATAGGATCAGGCGCCAAGTTTTTTCAGCGACACTTGCGGCAACAATATATCACATATGGTGATGTAGAAATGAAGCTCTTTGGAACATGAAAATTTTTACAATTGATGTAATTGTAAAAAGAATCAAATATGATGTAAAGAGTAGAATCAAAAGTATTATGCCCAAGAAAATGGCAAAACAAGATTTAGCATGGTTTGAGCAATTGTAAAAAAGTAGCAGGCCTATGATAATTGGTGCTGCTGAGATGTAAACTTTTGATTGTGGAATATACTTATCTGAttgaccaaaaaaaaattaaacaaattaaaataaaatatttttgagatattttacaatgataattatttaaaaataataaaaccatatattttataacttaaataaaatttaattaaacttaaacttaatattatattaaacatataatatataatcttttgttatcACTGCCGAATTCAAAAACTAggacaaacataaacttaaacaaaaataaataaataaacaaataaaatatgatatttttaagatactttatgataatttaaataattaaatcatatttatttaaaaataataaagacatatatatcatttttttatcttataaatttctGCGATAGTccattttttatcaagtgattggagctctttttatttatcaaattcacAAAAAGACActgcgagatacattagaaactaaaaatacagatgcatgtatattactgtctatactatgactttttttattcttattttatttctattattaatttctttttaaatattattgtattttatatatatatatgtgtgttatgtagctatataaatatatatttatattaatgttgTATATAAATGTCATACacatagagattattgatataaatatttatatatactataaaactacaattaattttatattatatatattttttaaacattgaacaaatttttattaaaattatagataatgtttAAAATTTTAGAATTAAACAAATGTGAATTACACGTTGcttttgctaaaaaaaaaaaaaaaaaaagttcgaCGACATGTTCATTAGACTTAGATATATGTATAACGCTTTAGTATAAATTGTTTGTCTTAAGATCTTGCTgggaaaatatttatttactcgtgatttctttgaataaaaataagaTTTTGTGTCCAGTAAAAGATTGTGAGCGACTAATTTGAGTTGTCAAAATTTGAGTCTTTATGATTATCTAAAAAAGATCTTTTTCTTAATATGGTAAGTAAAGTCTTTGAAGATATGATCATATCCTATGGATTTTGTGCTTATTAAATCAAATATTTTCGAGATAAAAATCATCAGATTGTGATTGATTTTTTCAAATGAATCTAGACTTAAATATGCCCAAGTGCAGAAATTGTCCAGACGAATGCTCAAACTATTGCTCTTGATTGCAAGAGAGCTCATTTTGGACGCACAAACAACTTTAGTTAGATAGCAAGAGCTCTTGAAAAGTCACATCTCTTATTTTAAGAAGGGAGTTCAAAAGATTAAGtgtttcatcaaaatcaaatTCGTAAAGAAGAGtgcaacaagattgcggcaatagtttaagagggagtcttacgttgtttgtcaatgcttttgtacaacTTTGTTTTTTACTAATTGATTTATTCTCTGGTCGTGgcccgtggatgtaggttatctgaaaggatttctggaccacgtaaaaattctcttgTATTGATTTTTACTTGTTTTTTTGTTTCTGTCTTAGCATTCGTAACTGTTGTGATAACAATACAAGAATCTTTTTAAACAACTTAATCAATATTTCGTATTTAATCAAGTTATTTAAGTCTAATcacttataaaattaaaatacgGAATTTCAGCATGTGTTGTGATGATCTAGATTTTGAAAGTAATATTAGGAAAGTAAAAAATTTCAATCTTTGAACAAGACATGGTGGAGTCTTGAGAGCATTTTTCGAGATGACACTTTCTTAATTTTAGCTCCATTTACActttaatattttcatacaattggatatgtatatatatatgacaatttttctATAGGAGCTTCAAAGTCCTTTCGGTGGAGTTCTCAATATTTCTCGACTCGTGCATAGTTTTcgacataatttttttataaccgtgtatattgtagctatttagagtatcttacaaatttttagaaaattccgaatagtttacaataccgaaaactaggttcaaacatgttgatttccacacgtataaaaaaaattagtcacgcatgcaacaacatgtttgaacttagttttcagtactgtaaactattcggaattttttaaaaatttgcaggatgctctaaatagctacaatatacacggtcatataAAAAacgcaccgaaaactgttcacggatcgagaacactgagagcaccactggtagggcttaaagtgaagtcctaTAGGAGAATACcccaatatatataatataatataatattaattctCAACTATTAGTATAAAGTAATAGTACTTCTCCATCTTGGATGGGGAGCATATCTGGGCTAAAAATtgacaaaattatataaataaatgacAAAATTGAAACATTTTTACctataaaaaaaaacagaaaactaCCAAATAATCTCCAAAAACTTGAGACACAACTAAACTTCCACACTTTCTTTAAACCCTACGTACTGAGTTTGACATTTAATTAGACTAATCCAAAGCTAAGTTAAACCTCTTTATTAATCCATATATTAAGATGCATTGCATAAAGTGCTCCAAAAAATAGTAAAGGTGGTATGATTCTGATGAGGCAGTATGATCACTTACATGGCTCTCCTCCAAAGCTCAAATGGTGACCACAAAAGCACAAACCATTCCAAATCCAATGCAATAATGAACAAAACTCCAAACAAatgttattataattaatataaccatctctctctctctctcactctcatatCCAAGTAATGTACTTGGCTTCTGTTACTGATCTTTGTTGCATATTATATTAACAAAAAAGAGATACATATGCTTCTTCCCCCAAAAGCCAAAAGTTTTCCTCACCTTTTTCCACAAATGGAATTCTTAATAAGTTTTACTAAATTAGACCTTTGACTCAAAAATTCTCAACCCTTTGCTctatccctctctctctctctctctctccctctctctcaaaATCTTGTGTTGTGTTGTTATGGCACCAAATTTAAAGCATTTTCACAACCTTGGATTCCAAGCTCTTCCACCCATCAAAATTCAACCAGAGCTTCCTcctgcttcttcttcttcaggaTCAGCTTTTCCCATACTAGCCGTGGCTTTACTAAGTATCATGGGCACAGCTCTCTTGTTAGCAAGTTACTACATCTTTGTGGTCAAGTGTTGCTCAAACTGGCACCAGTTCAATCCCTTGAGAAGGTTCACTGTcttagcagcagcagcagcagcagcagggtCCAGACAAGACGACGAGTCGTTTATAGCCTTCTCACCAACTACCACATTGTGGAATCGTGGCCTAGATGAGTCTGTCATTCGTGAAATCCCAACTTTTCAATTCAAAGAAGACTACACAAGTGTTTTTGGTTGTGTGGTTTGCTTGAATGAGTTTCAAGTGCATGAAACCCTGAGAGTTCTTCCTAACTGTAACCATGCTTTTCATTTGGACTGTATAGACATATGGCTTCAAAAAAATGCCAACTGCCCACTTTGCAGAACAAACATTTCAGGTGCTGTTCGCTGTCCAGTTGATCAAATCATAGCTCCAAGCTCTTCTCCTCGAGAGTTTCAGCTCTATTCTGATAATAGCCTTATGGGCAGTGATGAAGATTTTGTGGTGATTGAGTTGGGTGGAGAAGAAGAACAACAACAAGAACAAGAAGCCAATAGAGTTGTTTTTCCACAAAGACAACCCAGAGAAGCTTACCATTCTCCAAGAAAGTTAGACCTGAAACTGAAAGTGAAGAAGTGTCACCATGTTTCTATAATGGGAGATGAGTGTATTGATATGAGAATGAGAGACCATAACAAGGATGATGACCAGTTCTCTGTTCGGCCCATAAGGAGATCTTTCTCATGGGATTCAGCTACTGATAGACAGCTCCATTCAACTGTTGAAGAAATCAATAAGAAGAATAGAAGGCCTCTTAGTGAGGTTAGTACTAGTGAAGAATGTGAAACCAGAGTTATTAGAAGATCTTTCTTTCCATTTCTACATGGCAGAGGTTCTAGGAATGCTATTGTTCCATTTGAGTTGTGAATAGAAGTAATCTTAGAattcatatttttaattatttttctttttctggtttcatttgtttttcttgtttttttttttcttccaaaaatCTGACTTGGGTTTTGTTTTTAGTTCTTAGTTTTGAGGAAAGATGCCAAAACTGTTCAGTTGATATTTACATAGAAAAAGAACTAAATGAGTGTAGCTTTCTCTTGAGTTGATATTATTCTAGACTTCTAATGAGAAGAAATATAGAGGTTTTGCTTAAAAGATAGGGCTTTGGTTTGAGAATCATGGGTTGATTGATATACTTATCTTCATTGCGTTTTTCCACCTTCATGAATGAGCATGATGACTTTTACTAttactcttctttttctttttatttggcGTTTCAGTGAGAATAAGAGGTAATATGATGAGTGGCCACCACAATGGACATGAGGGACCCCAAACCATTAAGTGAAAAGAAATCCTTGGGAATGATCTCTCAATTTTCTTTTACCTTGATGCTTTGAAGCTGTGAATGTATGTATTAGGACACAACATCTTTACACGGTTTTGTGCTTATCAAAAGTAGTCAAATACTGTTTATATATGCATATgaataagaaagaaaaaagaagaaaaaccagCATTGCTTGAGATGTAAGGGAGAAAGAGAAATCATTAGAAAGGAAAATGCATGAGCAGAGCCAACATCATAATTAAAACGTCATTCAATTCAATGTGAGCATCATAAATATTCGAAGTGGATTTTAAGTCTAATTATTATATCTCAAACAGGATTTCCCCACCTGTGTCAGAGTCAATTGAATACCACATTCTCTGACACTAAGTCAAAATATGAAGTGGGTAGTTGCTTTGCCACACGCTCTTTTCTTTGGTTCAAATCAAACTCCTTACTTAACGGGTGAACAGTAGTGAGCATGAGTTATTTAAAGTTGTATCATTACATTGAAGATACTAGTCTTAAAGTCATCCTTAAAATGGGATGAGAATTAAAATAAAAGATGGCTGATTTGCTATTTCAATAGTATTAGGATACAACGAATGATGTTACCAAACAACCCTTTTAATGGTTTTtactaaaaatgaaaaaaaatgaatgaaaaagtCATCAACTCAGTCACTGTTCTTGGTCATTTTAACTGTGAGGAACCCCATTTGCATGAGCAACAAGCACTTTTTTCTTCAATGGTTGGAATATCATTCATTTAATAATGTTCCACAGTTACTATTTATTCATCTGCCTCGAAAAAAGTtttaaaggaagaaaagaaaataaaccccAAATGGAAAACAAGATCCCAACCCAAGTAAATGAGAATTCAACTTGATTACTAACTTGAAATTTGTTTGTACACTTTTGGGAGAGATTGCAAGTTTTCTTTACAACAAGGTCACCCTCCCAAATCAAGGCTGAACTCTATTCCAATTTCCAGATACTATAGCCACGATGAATTTATATACAGAAAAGAATGCCAGAGTTCCCTAATCAATAGAATTTTTTAGACATTATTCGGTAGTGGAAAGAAACCCATGCATATTCCATTAACCTAAAACCACCAACCTCTTCAAAAAACTAGAGGGAAGCAAATTTTGAATAGGTCATTCTAAGCTTTAGGCTTCTGGATCTATTCTTGGAGTTTCTGGAGGTCTGCTATATATATCATCAAAATGAAGACTAATACCTCCTGTATCTAAGTCATCCATGTATGTAGTTTGAGATAACTTGCGAGAATTCCTCCAATCCAAGTGTGGGTTTTGTTCCTCAGTACTTCTATCTGATGAATTATCGTCGTGATTACGATTAAAATCAGGAGGCTCAAGAAAACTTGCCTGTGGCTGTACACCTTGTAGATTTCTTCTATCCCACCAGTGACTCCTATTTGGAAGTGCCAAACTGCCCAGTTCCTGATTCTGAATGTCACTCTCCCTGAAGAAGGAGCCTGATGTTGATGCCCCGAGATTAGAATTATATTGTTGCACAAAGTAATCACCATGTGTAGTATTGTGTTGTGTATGGAGATCCAAGTTTAAGTTATCTTCATAACCGGCATTATGTTGTGTCAAGTTGGGCGGAGTCCAGTAATCGCCAAATTGTTGCTCGGTGGCTTCAATTGCTTCCTCGATGTCTCCTGAGTGACTAGTCTGATGGTGCGGATGTGAGGTGTAATACCAATCAAGAAGATAAGGGTGAGACTTTTGATCAGCATCAATCAGCCAGAGTGAACCCATATGGTAGCCAGTTCCAGGACTATATTGTGGCATATCTCTTGATAGATGACCTCTCAAAGTAAGGTTCCCTTGCCACATTCTCGGAGGAGAGTATGGAAGTCGGGTTCCCTGTCCCTGCCGCATCTGTTGCTCCCTGAAAGTTCTAAGATTTGAAAGGAATTGCTTCCCTTCAGCATTTGGTTCCCATGAAGGATATGTACTCTGAAAGCTGCAACAAAAAATATGGTCTATAAGAATGACTTTTTAAGGAAATCATGCTagctttcacaagcaaattagcTAAGGTTGGTTGTGCACTACAAAAATAAGGTTCTTATTACAGAATTGAAAAAGATACCGTTCTATGAGAAAAAAGCGGACTCAACATATCAAAAAAACTGCAGAACCGTTTCCTCCAGACATATATTTCAGCAGAGGACAGTGTCAATATATATGGGACTCAAACAATTTCTTCAAAAAATAAAGTGTGCCTAAACAACTAAGGAAATATATCATAATGAGCACAACACAATTTCGCCATTCATGTCTATAAGTAAATTGTTTAAGTGGCACTGTTAAAAACCCACCTCAAGAATGACTTCTCCAttttcccctgagaactcctctGGGTGGGACTTGCATTGTGTGGTGATCCGTAGTTACTATTGCCGTGTTTTTGAAAATCAAAGGCACTAAAGCTGTAGATAAAAACCAAAAAAAAGTCCTCGTTATTGTCAAAGCCAAAAACAGATAAAAGCTAATGTTCACCACCTATCACTGAAGAATCATACAGCTGTTGAAACAATGCTACTAACGTTGGTCAATAGAGAATACTCACCTGCAAACATCACCAACGCCATCCACATGCTCAGTGAAATCTGCAATAAACTGCAATATGTCGTCCACTCGCTACACAGCAAAACATAGATTATCTTAGCATTTTGATGATTAAAATAAAATGGATAACATTCTCCTTAAGAATAAATACCTGTGGGACAACGAAAAGAAGCAAGTATGGAGTGAGGAAAATTGAGG
The genomic region above belongs to Humulus lupulus chromosome 1, drHumLupu1.1, whole genome shotgun sequence and contains:
- the LOC133785280 gene encoding RING-H2 finger protein ATL16-like, producing MAPNLKHFHNLGFQALPPIKIQPELPPASSSSGSAFPILAVALLSIMGTALLLASYYIFVVKCCSNWHQFNPLRRFTVLAAAAAAAGSRQDDESFIAFSPTTTLWNRGLDESVIREIPTFQFKEDYTSVFGCVVCLNEFQVHETLRVLPNCNHAFHLDCIDIWLQKNANCPLCRTNISGAVRCPVDQIIAPSSSPREFQLYSDNSLMGSDEDFVVIELGGEEEQQQEQEANRVVFPQRQPREAYHSPRKLDLKLKVKKCHHVSIMGDECIDMRMRDHNKDDDQFSVRPIRRSFSWDSATDRQLHSTVEEINKKNRRPLSEVSTSEECETRVIRRSFFPFLHGRGSRNAIVPFEL